In the genome of Pandoraea apista, one region contains:
- a CDS encoding TonB-dependent receptor plug domain-containing protein has product MQTKLAAGAAALALISSPHVATAQTADDTGSAVLPKTVVTADRAPQRLQDAIPQTTLIDSQAITDSAANDLPGLLRLAPGAQVVSNGGPGSTSSLFLRGSQASQSLVLIDGVRVDSVSAGSAQISQIPLDQIDHIEIVNGNVSALYGSGAIGGVVQIFTKDGGNHPPKFFASAGYGSYHTQTQNAGVSGALDADGRTTFSASLARYKTDGFSSIDPAKQPSVNPNANGYLNESGSASIKHRFVNGWDVGVRYFQSNGYNSYDNAYGQPTDLNYGISKVQQASVFANGNVTDWWKTHVTIAAGNDRSIQKTNGLYNGRFDTDNRQYTWQNDFAIASGQKILAGYEHLDQSFDSSAYAAPSRRVDSGFIGYNGRFGAHQFQANLRRDQYSDFGGASSYYLGYGYDITDSWKVLASYSDAFRAPTFNDLYYPYGGNTNIRPETSHSVEAGVQYATDALGVMRLTVFQTRYSNLIQYASDLAGNYTAQNVGTAKVQGLEGSWSGQVYKTDVRASFTFQNPVNEDTHTDLSRRARHFASFAVNRNIESVRVGAEWILSGARLDGTKHLGGYGLVNLSARYNITKAWYVALQVQNLLNKDYELAYSYETPKRSAFITLGWQQF; this is encoded by the coding sequence ATGCAAACGAAACTCGCGGCCGGCGCTGCCGCGCTCGCGCTCATTTCCTCGCCGCACGTTGCAACAGCCCAAACCGCCGACGACACAGGCAGCGCGGTACTGCCCAAAACCGTTGTCACCGCCGACAGGGCACCCCAACGCCTTCAGGACGCTATCCCACAGACCACGCTTATCGACAGCCAGGCGATCACGGATTCCGCCGCCAACGACCTGCCCGGCCTGCTGCGCTTGGCACCGGGCGCTCAGGTCGTCAGCAACGGTGGGCCGGGGTCTACTTCAAGCCTATTCCTTCGCGGCTCGCAAGCCAGCCAGTCGCTCGTCCTTATTGACGGCGTGCGAGTCGATTCGGTAAGCGCCGGCTCAGCGCAGATTTCGCAAATCCCACTCGATCAAATCGATCATATCGAAATCGTGAACGGCAACGTGTCTGCGCTGTACGGGTCAGGGGCGATTGGGGGCGTCGTTCAAATATTCACGAAGGACGGCGGCAATCATCCGCCTAAATTCTTCGCCTCGGCAGGGTACGGCAGCTATCACACACAGACGCAGAATGCCGGCGTAAGTGGTGCGCTCGATGCCGACGGTCGGACGACTTTTAGCGCGTCCCTGGCGCGGTACAAGACCGATGGTTTTTCATCCATCGACCCGGCCAAGCAACCAAGCGTAAACCCGAACGCCAACGGCTACCTCAACGAGAGTGGTAGCGCATCTATCAAACACCGATTCGTGAACGGTTGGGACGTGGGTGTCCGCTACTTTCAATCCAACGGCTACAACAGCTACGACAATGCTTACGGCCAACCTACCGACTTGAACTACGGTATTAGCAAGGTGCAGCAGGCATCCGTTTTCGCCAACGGAAACGTAACCGACTGGTGGAAAACGCACGTTACGATCGCAGCCGGCAACGACCGTAGTATCCAGAAAACGAACGGCCTCTATAACGGCCGGTTTGACACGGACAATAGGCAATACACATGGCAGAATGATTTCGCCATCGCCAGCGGCCAGAAGATCCTCGCGGGCTATGAACACCTCGACCAGAGCTTTGATTCTAGTGCCTATGCCGCCCCCTCCCGTCGCGTCGACTCAGGCTTTATCGGCTACAACGGGCGCTTTGGTGCTCATCAGTTTCAAGCTAACCTGCGGCGCGACCAGTACTCCGATTTCGGCGGTGCAAGCAGCTATTACCTCGGGTACGGCTACGACATAACTGATAGCTGGAAGGTTCTTGCGAGCTATTCGGACGCCTTCCGCGCGCCGACCTTCAACGACCTGTACTACCCCTACGGCGGCAACACCAACATTCGCCCAGAGACAAGTCACTCCGTCGAAGCTGGAGTGCAGTACGCCACCGACGCGCTTGGCGTGATGCGTTTGACAGTGTTCCAAACTCGCTACTCGAATCTCATTCAGTATGCGTCAGACCTTGCGGGCAACTACACGGCACAGAATGTGGGCACGGCCAAGGTGCAGGGCCTGGAAGGCTCTTGGAGTGGGCAGGTTTACAAGACCGACGTGCGCGCTTCTTTCACTTTCCAAAATCCTGTGAACGAGGACACGCATACCGATCTGAGCCGCCGCGCACGGCACTTCGCGTCGTTCGCTGTCAACCGGAACATTGAGAGTGTGCGCGTGGGCGCTGAATGGATTCTGAGCGGTGCGCGGCTCGATGGCACCAAGCACCTCGGCGGATACGGCCTAGTGAACCTGTCGGCCCGCTACAACATCACAAAGGCGTGGTACGTCGCCCTGCAAGTGCAGAATCTGCTGAACAAGGATTACGAGCTTGCCTACTCGTATGAAACGCCCAAACGCAGCGCTTTCATCACTCTCGGCTGGCAGCAATTCTGA
- a CDS encoding recombinase family protein produces the protein MVARQTSKTAASRKRDRAAIKVARIYLRVSTAQQDIERQEGLVDEARRAGYYVAGVYREKASGARVDRPELLRMIADLQPGDVVIAEKIDRISRLPLPDAERLIGSIRDKGATLAVPGVIDLSELSEKSEGVARVVLESVQQMLMRLALQMARDEYETRRQRQAQGITLARAAGKYRGRKPNTAVNERVIAFRKAGHTIAETARMAGCSISQVKRIWASCTRDGEAAEFGVSENGK, from the coding sequence GTGGTCGCGCGTCAGACGAGCAAAACCGCCGCTTCTCGCAAGCGTGATCGGGCGGCTATCAAGGTCGCCCGAATCTATTTGCGCGTAAGCACTGCGCAACAGGACATAGAGAGGCAAGAGGGGCTTGTAGACGAGGCGAGGAGGGCAGGGTACTACGTAGCAGGTGTGTACCGTGAGAAAGCGTCCGGTGCCCGCGTGGATAGACCAGAGCTACTGCGAATGATTGCTGACCTGCAACCGGGGGATGTGGTCATCGCGGAAAAAATTGATCGCATTAGTCGCCTTCCATTGCCCGACGCCGAGCGCCTGATTGGATCGATACGCGACAAAGGAGCGACGTTGGCCGTGCCTGGTGTGATCGATTTGTCGGAGTTGTCCGAGAAATCGGAGGGCGTTGCTCGGGTTGTCCTTGAGTCGGTGCAGCAAATGCTCATGCGGCTCGCTTTGCAGATGGCCCGTGACGAGTATGAGACCCGGCGGCAGCGCCAGGCGCAGGGCATAACTCTTGCCCGAGCTGCTGGAAAGTATCGTGGGCGCAAGCCCAATACTGCCGTGAACGAGCGCGTTATCGCGTTTAGGAAAGCTGGACACACCATCGCTGAAACAGCGCGTATGGCGGGATGCAGTATCAGCCAGGTTAAGCGAATTTGGGCTTCCTGCACGCGAGATGGCGAAGCCGCTGAGTTCGGCGTTTCGGAAAATGGGAAGTAA
- a CDS encoding H-NS family nucleoid-associated regulatory protein has protein sequence MTKKYAEIRAQIEAIEAETLKRVEALEAEAAKALAAEKGSVVADVRRLIVEYQLTERDLFGARRKRSGPLAAKYRDPASGATWSGRGRAPAWIVGKKRDRFLISPEG, from the coding sequence ATGACGAAGAAATATGCAGAGATTCGCGCACAGATCGAGGCAATTGAAGCAGAGACCCTCAAGCGCGTTGAGGCATTAGAAGCCGAGGCGGCTAAAGCACTGGCGGCGGAAAAAGGCAGTGTTGTGGCCGATGTTCGACGCCTTATCGTTGAGTACCAATTGACCGAGCGGGATCTATTTGGGGCGCGCCGCAAGCGCAGCGGCCCGCTTGCGGCTAAGTACCGGGACCCTGCTTCGGGTGCCACATGGAGTGGTCGCGGGCGAGCGCCCGCTTGGATAGTTGGTAAAAAGCGGGATCGCTTTTTGATCTCCCCGGAAGGATAA
- a CDS encoding type II toxin-antitoxin system Phd/YefM family antitoxin yields the protein MQTVNIHDAKSQLSKLIERAKSGEDVVIAKAGEPVARLVAFVPAKPERRFGGLKGKIRIASDFDDALPADVLAAFEGQ from the coding sequence ATGCAAACCGTCAACATCCACGACGCCAAATCGCAATTGTCGAAGCTCATCGAGCGCGCCAAGAGTGGCGAGGACGTTGTTATCGCCAAGGCGGGGGAGCCGGTCGCCCGTCTCGTCGCCTTCGTCCCGGCCAAGCCGGAACGCCGCTTCGGTGGCCTCAAGGGTAAGATCCGTATCGCTTCGGATTTCGACGACGCCTTGCCGGCCGATGTGCTTGCCGCGTTTGAGGGACAGTGA
- a CDS encoding type II toxin-antitoxin system VapC family toxin produces the protein MRLLLDTHVFLWAVTDDPKLSLASREVIQLADEVYVSAASIWEISIKAGLGKIDVDPTALTAEIRAAGFLELPITTAHAAKVCTLPDIHRDPFDRLLVAQAMCEPLQLFTADANVLKYTDLAWRV, from the coding sequence ATGCGCTTGCTTCTCGACACGCACGTTTTTCTGTGGGCTGTCACAGACGACCCGAAACTGAGCCTTGCTTCGCGTGAGGTTATTCAGTTGGCTGATGAGGTCTACGTAAGCGCCGCGAGCATTTGGGAGATTTCTATTAAGGCCGGTCTCGGCAAGATCGACGTCGATCCGACCGCCCTTACGGCGGAGATACGCGCGGCTGGCTTTTTGGAGTTGCCGATCACTACGGCGCATGCCGCCAAGGTATGCACACTGCCCGACATTCATCGTGACCCGTTCGACCGGCTGCTGGTCGCGCAAGCGATGTGTGAGCCGCTACAGCTATTCACAGCAGATGCCAATGTCTTGAAGTACACAGACTTGGCCTGGCGCGTGTAA